Within the Candidatus Flexicrinis proximus genome, the region CACTTCCGTTGGTTTCCATCCCAAATCCCGGCAGGAGTTTGCACCCCTGCTCCTCCTGGTGCGCCGAAAACTCAGTTCAGGGAGTCCATTGGACGCAAGTCCTCTGGTGGAGGTGTGGACACGAAGCCTATTCTGTCGGCAGCTCCAGCCCTTGCGACGCGAAGAACGCCTGCAGCGCCGACAGCCCGAGCGGCGGGATGCGGAAGGTACGGTACTGTTCATCCGAGAGCCACGGTTGGTCGCGCCTGGTATCCATAATCATATCGCGCCCTTCAGGGAACCACCCTTGCAGCGTGGCTGCCGTGCCAGTGTCGTCAACGTGATAAATGATCACGATGTACCGGTCAGGATCGAGCCGGAATTGCCCCTGTGTCAGCAGCCCGTTCAGCATCCTCTCCGGCAGTTGGTGCGGCTGGATATCGCCGTTCGGGAACTTGCCAGGCGTCACCCCGGCTTCCAGCGCCACCCCCCGGTAATCGAAGAAGTGCGCCGCCGCCAGGATAAACACGTTGCCCCACGCGCCGTCGCTTTGCGCCACCCCGCGCATAAACTCGCCAGCCTCGCGCTGCGGAGACCATGAGTTCTGATAGAAGTCGTCGTAAGGTCCGAAAACGACGGTGTTCGTCCACCCCAGCGAGATGATCGCCGTCCCGCCGACGATCATCACCGCGACCGCACTGCTCGCCCGCTTCGGGATGACTGCGCTGATGGCGGTCACCACTCCCACCGCGCCGAAAGCCGCGAACAGATAGGCCACAGGCATCGCCCCGCTCGCGCGGGTGTTGCTCGGGTTCTCGTCTGGATTCGCCAGCGCCACCACTGATGGGATCAGCATCAGCACCAGCGCCGCCAGCATAAAGAAGGCGGCATGTTCGCGTTTCTGAACGGCCCAGATCGCCCACCCCACCGCGCCGACGATCAGAAACGCCCCCATTGCCGGGTCAAACGTCGGATAATTCGGCGCGTTATGCAGCCATGCCACGTCGCCCCGATAGTTGAACATCCCCAGCGCCCGTGCCATGTTCCGGCCAAGCTGCGGGATATTCGCCGCGAATGCCGCCGCCCGTTCCAGCAGCGTAGCCTGCCGGTTGACGACCGTGCCATCCGCCTGCGTCTCGGTGATGATATCGTCGCCCAGCAGTCGTCCTTGTGCCCGCCGCCAGAAATCCTCCGGGTGCTCCGTCGAGTATTTGAACATCGGCACGAACACCGCAAACGACACCATCGCGATAATCAGCAGATTAAAGATCGACGCCATCCGCTGCCGGCGGTCCTGCGCGACAAACACCGCCATATACAGTGCCGCCACCACTGCCACTACCGGCAGCATCCGCAGCGCCTGGTATGCATACAACCCGAACCCGACCGTCAGGCCCAGCATCACTGCGTCCTCGCGGCGGTTATTGCGGATCAGCCGCGTCAGGAAAATCAGGAATACCGTCGTCACCAGCGGCGTCAGCATGATTCGCAGGCTCACCCGCGTGATGGCGATATGCCAGTATCCCACCGCGACAAACAGCGCCAGCGCCAGCCCGAGCAGCGTGCCCATCCGCCGGTCGCGGTCGCCAATCGCCACCCGTCCCAGCACGAACAGCAGCAGCACACCCAGCAGGCTCTCGATCACCGCGGCGACTTTCAAGTGGTCGAAGGTGACCGGGCCGCCGGTTATGCTCGCCAGCAGCGCGATGAAGTACATCTGGAACGGTTCGCGTCCGCCGTTGTTGGCAAAGAAGATGTCGCGGTCGCCTTCCAGCACGCGCTGCGAATCCAGGACCTTTTCGACATGGTCGCTGGTCATCTCGGCCGGCATCCGGTCGAGGCCGTTGAACCGCGCATACGCCGCGACAATCATGATCGCAATCAGCGCGCCAGTCACCAGCGGTTCGCTGCGTAAGTAAGCCACCCCTGTCCCGATGCCGCGGCGAAGGGTGCGGAGCGGGTTGATACCCCGCGGGACAAACGCCCATGCCGCCGCAGCGATGCCCCCTACCCACGCGGCCACGCCGCCCTCGGTGAAGCGGTTATCGCCGTTCAGGAAGAACGCGCCGGCCAGCAGCGGCAGCGCCAGCACCAGCGACCACAGCCGGAATCCCATCGCGTCCGACATCGAGTGCCGGTAAATGTCCTCATAGTCGAACAACTGCGTGCGCATGAACCGCAGCGCCACGATCACCATGATCGCCGAGATCCCCCACCAGACCATCGCGCTGGTGACCGGCACGTCCAGCAGCAGGCCGATCCGGTCGAGATACAGGCTTCGCGGCTGAAACACGGTCAGGTTCCCGATCATCGCGGCGACGAATGCCCCGGCCAGCAGCCCGAGCCGCACCATATCCGACCGAATCGACAGTCGTTCGCGAACCGGATCCTCGTCGTCTTCGATCTCGCGCAGTACCCGGCGTACTTTGATCGGCCTCGCCCGCCGCGACGGGGATGCTACCGAAGCCAGCCGGCGCAGTGTGCCGAATGGCTGGCGCAACAGGTCGCCTGCCGCCTCGGCCAGGTTTAAATCCTCGAATTCGCGTTCTTCTGATGGCGGCGTGCTGCTTGGCTCGTCACTCATGACTGGCTCCAGAGGGCTGTAGTGGACGGTTCGTTAGTCGGTCGCGTCGTTCGGATCGATGTGCTGCCGCAGAAACGCGATCAGCCCGGCTTCTTCGAGTGCCGGTACTCGGTAAACAATGAATGGCTCGCTAGGAGTCCATGGCTTTTCCTGGTCGCTCTCCACCAGCGTCTTGCTGCCGCCAGGAAACCATGCGGTCATCGTATTATGTACTTCAGGGTCGTAGATGGAGTAGATGAACAGCATATCCTGTGAATAGTCCAGCCGCGTTTGGCTTACGCTCAGCCAGTTCTCGTACATAATCATCGGGATGTCTTCCAGGGCGCCGTATGTATGCGGCAGGTCGCCCGGCTTTTCGCCTGCTTCGATCATCACCGCGCGGAAGTCCAGCAGGTGCGTCTCGTGGATCAGGTAAGCGTTGCCCCATGTCCCCACTTCGTCGGCAAAGTCGCGCAGCATTTGACCGACCGCGCGCTGCGACAAGATACTGGCGTTCCAGTGCAGGTCATACGGCTGCGACAATAGCGTCCACGCATAACTGTACATCGCCAGCGCCGCTGCTGCAGGGATCGCCACCGCAATTGCCCGCCGCACCTGGGGAAAGGCCAGGCTGCTCACGACTCGGATTGTACTCGCAGCGCCGAACGCGACCAGCATGTAGACCATCGGCATCGCGCCGCTGGCCCGGTTGGCGCTTGGCACTTCGCTCGACCGTGCCAGCGTGATCGCCGACGGCACCAGCATCACCAACATCGCCACCAGCACGAATATCGCGGCAGGGTCGCGGTTCCTGGCCGCCCACATCAGCCACGCCCCCAGGCCGCAAATGAAGAACATCCCGCTCACCGGGTCGAGCGCCGGATAACTTGGCGCGTTAGACGCCCAGTTCATGTCGCCGCGAAACGTGAACATCAGCAGCGTTTTCGCCAGGTTCTCACCGAAGATCATCAGCGGCTGGTCGAGGCTGATACACTCAATGCGATTGTCTTCGTCGCAGTTGAAATCTGCGCCCACCACGGTCGAGGTGGCGCGCCGCCAGTAGCTCTCCGGGTCGGTCATCATGTAGCGGAAAACCGGCAGGAACACCGCGAAGGCCACCACGCCGGAGATGATCAGGTTTTTGACGTACAGTTTCCGGTCTTCGGCACTCTTCGCATAAAACCAGAGACCGGCAATCGTCGCCAGCACGACCAGCAGCGGCAGCACCCGCAGGGACTGGTAGCTGTAGAATCCGAACCCCGTCAGCACGCCTGCCCACAACGCATCCTGCCGCCGATTGTGGCGCATCAGGCGGATCAGCGCCCACAGTAACAGCGTGGTCACCAGCGGCACCAGCATAATCCGCAGAGAGCCGCGCGTCACCACCAGATGCCAGAACCCGACCGCGCCCATCAGCGCCACCAGCAGCCCGAAATTGCGCGCCCGCTGTGACCTGTCGCCAATCAGCGCCTGTCCCAGCCCGTAAAACGCCGCGATCCCAACGATGCTTTCCAGTGCCGTAGCCAGTTTGAGCGTGGCGAAGTTCAACCCGCCTGTCAGCGGGCTGAGCAGCACCAGAAAGTACATCTGGAACGACTCGCGTCCACCGTTTGTCCCGAAAAAGATCGCCGGATAACCGTCCAGGATTCGCTGCGCGTCGAGCAGCTTCTCGATGTGGTCGCTGCTCATCTCGCCAGGCAGATCGTTCAACTTATAGGCCCGTGCGAATGCCGCCACCACGATAATCGCCCCCAGTGCCAGCGCGGTATACGGGGTGTCGCGGACAAAGCCTACCAATGAACGCCCGATGCGCAGCGGTGAGAACGCGCCCTTCGGCATCAACCCCGCCACCAGCAGGATCAGGCCAACACCCCAGCCCGCCGCACCAATCGGCGTGAAATCCCTCCCGGCCTGCAGGAAATACGCCCCGATCAGAAACGGGATCGAGGTCAGCAGCAGGTCGCGGCGCAGCGGATCGTCGGGATGCGGTTCGGTCGGGAGTGTCGCCACCAGCGGCTGGAGCTTCCAGTCCGCCACCTGTGCGCCCGCGGCCAGGATAAGTGCGGCAATCCACCAGAACACGCCGTCCGTGAAAGGCTGGTCAGGCAGTAGGCTCCACACCCCAAGTTCCAGCTGCGGCTTGAAGACGCTCAGGCACCCGGCCAACGCGCAAAACAACGCCACCGCCCACAATTCCAGTCGGGCAAGCTTCCAGTTGTATGCAGTCGCTGGGCTCAGGGCAGACCTCACCATCAGCCATCTATCCGGTCGGTTTGCGGGCTTTGAGCGCCAGATTCACGGTCGAGCGGCCCGGCGGTTCGTCGAGCACGTTGCCGCGGTCGAACCAGTTGAACAGGCTCAGGCCGATCCGTATCGGGTTGTACCATTTCGCATCCGGCCGGTCGAACTGCGTGCGGTCGGCGGTCTGCGCCATCGACCTGGGTAGCGCACCGCGTTCAAGCAGCGGCTTGCCGAACCCGTAAACCAGGTTGTGGATGAATGGAAAACTGTGGTGGGTAAACGCGCGCTCGTGCTCCACGGCGAATCCCGCGCCTAGCGCCGCCGCCCTGAGCTTCTCGGGCGTATACAGCCGCACATGGTTAGCCCAGATTCCGGCGAACGGCCCGTGTTGAATGTGTGTCCTGAACAGGGTTTCCAGCGTTTTATTGATCGGATCCCACCAGAACGGGTAGTTGGCGTTCGGCACGGTAACCGCCGCGACGCCCCCCGGTTTCAGCACTCTCAGCGCCTCTTTCAACCCCGCCACGTCGTCGTCGATGTGTTCCAGCACTTCCGACAAAATCACCGCGTCGAACGTGTTATCCGGGAACGGCAGGCTGTAGATATTCGCCCGTATCAGCGACACATCCGGCAAGTGTCCAACGTTCGCGCGCGCTTTATGGATCACTTCCTCATCCAGATCTGCGCCGACCAGCTTCGCTTTTGACACGTACCGCAGCATGCTTAGATAAAAGCCCCGCCCGCATGGCATATCCAGGATCACGCTGTTTTCCTGCGGGTCGACCCACTCGAAGATCGTCTCGACGCGTTTCTTGAAGGCCATGTCGGCCTCGTTGCGGGTCATATAGCCAATGGTCGATTTGTCGATCATTTTGCCGCAAACTCCCGGAAAGTCGCCTCGTAGCGGTCAACCGTTTCCTTAAACGAGAACAGCGCTTCGATCTCTTCCCGTGAACGCCGGAACGCGTCCCGGTTGTCCAGCACGTCGACAATCGCCCGTCCGACAGCGTTCGCATCGCCCCGCGGGACGATTTTGCCCATCCCCGTCTCGCGTACAGGAACCCGTCCTCCCGGCGTATCGGTCATCACCACCGGCGTGCCGCACAGCATCGCTTCGACCTGAACCAGCGCAAAACACTCCGAGTCGCTGGTCAGCGCCAGCACGTCGATCGCCTCGAAGAAGTCCGCCATGAACTGCATATCGTTCTGCAAGCCAAGAAAAATCAGGTGTTCGCGGTACTTGTCGACGATCGGCTTATACAACTCCCAGGTCTGCTCGTACGGGATGTCGTACTGTCCGGCAAACACGATCCGCACGTTGGGATACTTCTTCACGATCACGTCCAGTGACTGGATCAGCAGGTCAGGCCGTTTTTCTTGGACGAACCGGCCGGCATACCCGATCAGCGGGCCGCCCGCGTGAGACCACCGCGCGCGCAGTTCAGCGGCGTGCTTCAGATCAGGCTCCGGCATCGAGATCGGCGGATAGATCACCCGCACCTTGTCGATGACCGGCTGCAGATAATACGAGTTGTCCGCGTAATCCTGCGTATATGCAACCACCGCTGGCGCGCGCCACGCCATGAACCGGTAGAACGCGAACATCACCGTCGAGATGAAGCGGTTGGCCAGTCCGGACGGCAGAATCAGATCGCCGTGGTGCGTCGGGATAATCTTCTTGCCAGTCAGACCGCTGATGATACTCAGCAGCGCCGTTTCCAGCATCGGCGTATGGATGCTCACAACGTCGTGGTCGCGCATCAGCTTATACGCCGCCCACGGATAAGCTGGCATGATCATCCCGCGGCTGATCGGGATACGCACCCGCAGCCGGACGATCCGTACGCCGTTGATCGTCTCGTCATTCGGCAGGTCCGACTTGTGTTGGGCGCACAGCACGGTCACGCTGTGGCCGCGCTTGACCAGTTCTTCGGCCACCCGCTGGATATACAGCTGCATACCCGTCCGGTGTGGCAGGTAATACAGCAGGCAAATCAGGATCTTCAGTTGGGGTTCAGTCATGTCGTTCAAGGGGTTGTCGGGTCGCTTTCATCCGCCCGCCGCGCGATTTGGGAGAGAGAAACGCCTTCGGCTACCAGGCCAAACACGCCCAGCACCGCATTCGTGCCGATATTCGAGGCATGTACGATCAGCGCAAATGCCGTCGCTGTTGCCATGCCTTCGGGTGACGCCGTGTAGCCGAGCGCGGTCAGCGCCAGCAGGATCGAACCCTCATACGGACCGACGTTGCCGGGAACCGCCGGAAGCGCCACGGCGAACGACGCCGAGGCAATGAATAGCAGCGTCGCGACCGCGTCCGCTTCGGGATAAAACACCAGCATCAGGATCATGCCGGTCAGGAACGAAATGAACCAGCTGATCCCGGTCCAGAACAACGCCGCGATCAACGAACCGAACTGCGCGATCGGCTGCAGCCCATCCAGCAGATGGTCCAGCCATTCAGCCAGCCGCGGCGCAAGCGTGCGGCCGCCGCTTCCGGGGATCAACTTCGCGGCGCGGTGGAACAACGCCGTAGCCAGGTCGCGCCGGTTCGCCAGCACGATCAGGAACAGGAATCCGCCAAATGCCGCCGCGCCGGTGATCAGGCCCGTCGTCTTCAGGGCATCCGGCATCGGCCCAACCGCCAGTCCAATTGCGATGAAGACCGCCACTGCCAGCAGGTCGAGCAGCCGCTCGACCACAATCGTGCTTGCCGTTCGCATGATCGGCACGCCGTCCGCACCGCGCGACGCCAGCCATGCGCGCCCCACTTCGCCCAGCCGCATCGGAAGAACGCCGTTCAACAGGTAGGCGATGTTCAGGATATGAAACGCCCGCGTCAGTCCCGGCTTGCCACCCAGCAGGACCCGCCAGCGTAGCGCCCGCGTGAACAACCCCAGCGCTGTCAGCAGCACCGCCGGGATCAGCCAGGCATAGTTCGCCGTGCGAAGCGACTCCCACAGCAGCGCAAAGTCAATTTGCCGCGCGATCAGGACGATCACAACGCCGCTGACCACTGCGCCCAGCGCCAAAACGCGCCAATGTCTGCGCAACTATCCGCTCCAGTCCAAGAATCGCGTTATTATATCACGGTAAGGAAGCGATCCTCACCGCCCGCCACGCCCGGTGGTCAGGGTACGAATTTCGCAACTAAGGATGTACACGGTTACATGCGAAAAGTATCAACGATTCTGCTGCTGTGCTTTGTGGCGTCACTGACCCTCGGCCAACCGCGCCTTGAACAGCAGACGCCGGCATCCGCGACCGGTGCTCCTGAGGGTACGTCCGTCACACCATCGTCCACACAGCCAGCATCGTCCTTGGAGCTCGCCTCAAAACTCGCCGCGACCCCTTTCGAGTTTCCGTCGATCAGTATCCCCGCGCCTATCTGCGAAGGCGCGCCGACCTCCTATCTGATCGTCCACGAGCGCGCGCGCGTCACCAACGACGACCCTAAGCCGCTCAACGTCCGCGACACCGCCGGGCTTACCGGCAAGATCGTCGCCCAGCTAGAAACGCTCGACATCTTCATGATCGTCGACGGCCCGCGCTGCGGAGATGAGTACACTTGGTTCAAGGTCCGCGTCGGCGACACCGAGGGTTGGCTGGCCGAAGGCGATCTGGAGATCTACTATGTGGAACCCTATCTCCAGTAATCTCCGCCTTATCGCTCCTGCATCTCGCCTCGATTGAGGTCCGGCACGCGCGCTGGACCTCGTCTTGCCGAACATCCCCACTTCCAATTACAATGAACCGTATGGGGTTGTGGTGAAATGGCAGACACAGCTGACTTAAAATCAGCCGCCGCAAGGCGTGTGGGTTCGAGTCCCACCAACCCTAATCAATCCCGGGAGATGGTCACAGAGTAGTCTCTATCTTCGCAATTCACCTCGCCAAAGCTGACGCGTGTAATCCAGAGTTCGTAATCTCCTGAACTGGGCAGAGTGGCTGTGTATTGATTATTCGATGAGTTAAACAGTGAATCGAACCAATTACTCCAAGAATCAATCGGCACCTTGTGAATACTTGCCTGAACCCCGCAAATCGCATCGGCACGTGGAGAAATTGTTAGGGTTAGCTGAATCGAGCCGGCCGCTGCCCTAAAGCTGTGATGTCGAGTCCAGGATCCATCAGGTGCTCGGAACTGGCCACTTACCCGTCCAGAGAAACTCAAGGTTTGGGTTGAGAACTCTGCCGTTGGAGGTGGTGCTGGAATAGTGGCAGCCAGCTCAATCTGAATACCGTCAGAATTAGTCAGAACCACTAAGTCACTAAAGATCCATACCTGATCGCCGCTTTCCTGCTCTATTAGGTACCAATCTTGCGCCTGTGCGATGACCGAAAAGACGTCGTTCTGTTCGGCTGCGCCCGCTACAGCATAATTTGTTCCCGGACCACTCCGCAAATTAGCAGTGTCGACATTGACTGTGACGGTGGCAATATCATCGTTGGCCGGTAGCGTTGGAGTTTGTGTCACTGCTGCGGATTGGGTACTCACAGATGCTGTGCCGGCACCGTCAAAGTCGCGGGCGCAACGGAACCCGACAACGAAGAACCCATCGACAGGATAGTCCCAGTTGCGATTCGCCGCGCGGAGGTTATCTGTATCGCTGTCCCACGAGCCACCCCGCCGCACGCGTTGAACATTCGTTCTATTGCCGGTATCTGCTTCGCGACCGTCGCTGGCATTGTAAGGATAAGGACTATAGAGGCTACTGGTCCATTCCCACACGTTCCCGCTCATATCCTGCGCACCCACCCATGACACACCTGTTGGGCGACTGCCGACACTTGCCGTCTGATTGTTGGAATTGCCGGAGTAGACGACGTTATCTTCGACGAACGTGTTCCCCCAGGGATATGCCCAGCTTTCCGGGCCGCGCGCCGCATATTCCCATTCGGCTTCGGTTGGCAGGCGTCCGCCGCGCCGCTGGCAGTACGCGTCGGCTTCGAACCATGTAACCTGCTCAACCGGACGGTTGT harbors:
- a CDS encoding SH3 domain-containing protein, coding for MRKVSTILLLCFVASLTLGQPRLEQQTPASATGAPEGTSVTPSSTQPASSLELASKLAATPFEFPSISIPAPICEGAPTSYLIVHERARVTNDDPKPLNVRDTAGLTGKIVAQLETLDIFMIVDGPRCGDEYTWFKVRVGDTEGWLAEGDLEIYYVEPYLQ
- a CDS encoding flippase-like domain-containing protein, whose product is MRRHWRVLALGAVVSGVVIVLIARQIDFALLWESLRTANYAWLIPAVLLTALGLFTRALRWRVLLGGKPGLTRAFHILNIAYLLNGVLPMRLGEVGRAWLASRGADGVPIMRTASTIVVERLLDLLAVAVFIAIGLAVGPMPDALKTTGLITGAAAFGGFLFLIVLANRRDLATALFHRAAKLIPGSGGRTLAPRLAEWLDHLLDGLQPIAQFGSLIAALFWTGISWFISFLTGMILMLVFYPEADAVATLLFIASASFAVALPAVPGNVGPYEGSILLALTALGYTASPEGMATATAFALIVHASNIGTNAVLGVFGLVAEGVSLSQIARRADESDPTTP
- a CDS encoding class I SAM-dependent methyltransferase; this translates as MIDKSTIGYMTRNEADMAFKKRVETIFEWVDPQENSVILDMPCGRGFYLSMLRYVSKAKLVGADLDEEVIHKARANVGHLPDVSLIRANIYSLPFPDNTFDAVILSEVLEHIDDDVAGLKEALRVLKPGGVAAVTVPNANYPFWWDPINKTLETLFRTHIQHGPFAGIWANHVRLYTPEKLRAAALGAGFAVEHERAFTHHSFPFIHNLVYGFGKPLLERGALPRSMAQTADRTQFDRPDAKWYNPIRIGLSLFNWFDRGNVLDEPPGRSTVNLALKARKPTG
- a CDS encoding glycosyltransferase family 4 protein, which gives rise to MTEPQLKILICLLYYLPHRTGMQLYIQRVAEELVKRGHSVTVLCAQHKSDLPNDETINGVRIVRLRVRIPISRGMIMPAYPWAAYKLMRDHDVVSIHTPMLETALLSIISGLTGKKIIPTHHGDLILPSGLANRFISTVMFAFYRFMAWRAPAVVAYTQDYADNSYYLQPVIDKVRVIYPPISMPEPDLKHAAELRARWSHAGGPLIGYAGRFVQEKRPDLLIQSLDVIVKKYPNVRIVFAGQYDIPYEQTWELYKPIVDKYREHLIFLGLQNDMQFMADFFEAIDVLALTSDSECFALVQVEAMLCGTPVVMTDTPGGRVPVRETGMGKIVPRGDANAVGRAIVDVLDNRDAFRRSREEIEALFSFKETVDRYEATFREFAAK